A single region of the Eremothecium gossypii ATCC 10895 chromosome V, complete sequence genome encodes:
- the SLX9 gene encoding Slx9p (Syntenic homolog of Saccharomyces cerevisiae YGR081C (SLX9)) has translation MVAKKRTQLRAKAMRQRRNSSEAMETEELPPDPKAFLHQLRESKREKQLNRSQSFLNRLRDQAGNGGISKSALRRRKKRMKEELKPRMEDLLTSLKEEGVLEEDESGELAAVTGVTAITASNGYSGLHDTAEACGTVRIRKNEPSIRTQRGAKLLTTKEQERFTKVISNERFRSSPFETLREIIKSRK, from the coding sequence ATGGTTGCTAAAAAACGTACTCAATTAAGAGCAAAGGCGATGCGCCAGCGGCGCAACTCTTCTGAGGCTATGGAGACAGAAGAGCTTCCCCCGGATCCGAAGGCCTTCCTACACCAGTTGCGTGAGTCCAAACGTGAAAAGCAGCTTAACCGGTCACAAAGCTTCCTCAACAGGCTGCGGGACCAAGCCGGTAATGGTGGGATATCCAAGTCTGCGCTTCGCCGCCGGAAGAAGAGAATGAAGGAGGAGTTGAAGCCAAGGATGGAAGACCTACTGACCAGTTTGAAAGAGGAGGGAGTACTGGAAGAAGATGAGTCAGGGGAGCTTGCAGCGGTGACGGGTGTCACTGCTATCACGGCATCGAATGGGTACAGCGGTCTGCACGATACAGCTGAGGCTTGCGGGACAGTCCGTATCCGGAAGAACGAACCTAGCATACGTACACAGAGGGGCGCGAAGCTGCTGACTACCAAAGAACAGGAACGCTTTACCAAAGTAATTAGCAACGAGCGCTTTCGCAGCAGTCCCTTTGAGACGCTGCGGGAGATTATTAAATCTCGGAAGTAG
- the TOM20 gene encoding TOM complex receptor protein TOM20 (Syntenic homolog of Saccharomyces cerevisiae YGR082W (TOM20)), whose product MSQTVSRVFALTTATVVAVAAGYALYFDYQRRHNPGFRKNLKRSLKKQRAQEHAEHEEAKQATMAHVGEYLTMELIKEPIPQDSNEKQASFKVNVEEGEMLAKVPGKELESALKFYRALAMYPSPAELLGIYQRSIPEAVYEYIVLMIAILPPVNVSSFLSGSASTASVHAQPQEAVGIDE is encoded by the coding sequence ATGTCACAAACAGTTTCCCGAGTATTCGCTCTCACTACAGCTACGGTAGTAGCTGTAGCTGCAGGTTATGCTCTGTACTTCGATTACCAGCGGAGGCACAACCCCGGGTTCAGAAAGAACCTCAAGCGGAGCCTTAAGAAGCAGCGTGCCCAGGAACATGCTGAGCACGAGGAAGCCAAGCAGGCTACGATGGCGCATGTTGGGGAGTACCTAACGATGGAACTAATTAAAGAGCCGATCCCACAGGACTCTAACGAGAAGCAGGCCAGCTTCAAGGTGAACGTGGAGGAGGGTGAGATGCTTGCCAAGGTTCCAGGTAAGGAGTTGGAGTCTGCCCTGAAGTTTTACAGGGCGTTAGCCATGTACCCTAGCCCAGCTGAGCTGCTGGGCATTTACCAGCGCTCGATTCCAGAGGCAGTTTACGAGTACATTGTGCTTATGATTGCCATCTTACCGCCAGTTAACGTCTCCTCGTTTCTGAGCGGAAGTGCATCTACGGCCTCGGTCCACGCACAGCCTCAGGAAGCGGTGGGTATTGACGAATAA
- the TMH18 gene encoding Tmh18p (Syntenic homolog of Saccharomyces cerevisiae YPR098C; 1-intron) — MSLVKNSTHLLLYSFAFGGTAFYGYVFSPIAFKTLDRETFSSIQNRMLELVFKVQTVAPIVIGLTAPFPLATPTLATLLPATATGAVNLFWLLPWTRRVKRERRQAAKELSGDELEAVDAPLRKEFGRSHGLSLLFNMLHTASMLAYGVFLSKSLFKYVRRV; from the exons ATGTCTCTTGTTAAGAACTCCACGCATTTACTACTATACTCTTTCGC CTTTGGCGGCACGGCTTTCTACGGCTATGTCTTCTCTCCTATTGCGTTCAAGACTTTGGATCGTGAAACCTTTTCGAGCATCCAGAATCGGATGCTCGAACTGGTGTTCAAGGTGCAGACTGTTGCGCCGATTGTGATCGGACTCACGGCCCCTTTTCCGCTTGCGACACCGACACTTGCTACCCTCTTACCTGCCACTGCTACTGGGGCTGTTAACCTTTTCTGGCTGTTACCATGGACACGGAGGGTGAAGCGTGAGAGACGTCAAGCTGCAAAGGAACTTAGCGGCGATGAGCTCGAGGCAGTCGATGCTCCGCTACGCAAGGAGTTCGGACGTTCACACGGACTCAGCCTACTATTCAACATGCTACACACAGCCAGTATGCTTGCATATGGCGTCTTCCTTTCTAAAAGCTTGTTCAAGTATGTGCGTAGGGTGTAG
- the KAE1 gene encoding tRNA N6-adenosine threonylcarbamoyltransferase (Syntenic homolog of Saccharomyces cerevisiae YKR038C (KAE1)) gives MVNLNKVQPRSGGDHYLALGIEGSANKLGVGILKHPMLSQHKQGSLSHDCQAEILSNIRDTYITPPGEGFLPRDTARHHRNWVVRLVRRALVEAGIEDPRLLDVICFTKGPGMGAPLHSVVVAARTMSMLWDVPLVAVNHCIGHIEMGREITKAENPVVLYVSGGNTQVIAYSENRYRIFGETLDIAIGNCLDRFARTLKIPNDPSPGYNIEQLAKQCKNKDRLVELPYTVKGMDLSMSGILAHIDSLAKDLFRRNTKNYKLFDRETGKQLVTVEDLCYSLQEHLFAMLVEITERAMAHVNSNQVLIVGGVGCNVRLQQMMASMCQSRADGQVHATDERFCIDNGVMIAQAGLLQYRMGDIVKDFSETVVTQRFRTDEVYVSWRD, from the coding sequence ATGGTAAATTTGAATAAGGTCCAACCTCGGAGTGGCGGGGACCACTATCTTGCCCTAGGTATCGAGGGATCGGCGAATAAACTGGGCGTTGGAATACTGAAACATCCCATGCTGTCCCAGCATAAGCAGGGAAGCCTTTCTCATGACTGCCAAGCGGAGATACTCTCGAACATTAGAGATACATACATAACGCCCCCGGGGGAGGGCTTTCTGCCTCGTGATACTGCGCGACACCACCGGAACTGGGTCGTGAGGCTAGTCCGGCGTGCACTTGTTGAGGCGGGCATTGAAGATCCCAGGCTCCTGGACGTGATATGTTTTACCAAGGGCCCGGGTATGGGGGCGCCGCTGCACTCAGTGGTCGTAGCAGCACGGACAATGTCGATGTTGTGGGATGTGCCCCTTGTCGCAGTTAATCACTGCATTGGACATATCGAGATGGGGCGCGAAATCACGAAAGCTGAGAATCCAGTGGTGCTCTACGTGAGTGGTGGCAACACCCAGGTAATCGCGTATTCGGAAAACCGCTACCGGATCTTCGGCGAGACACTTGATATCGCGATCGGCAACTGCCTTGACAGGTTTGCGCGCACACTAAAGATCCCCAATGATCCCTCTCCGGGCTACAACATCGAGCAGCTCGCTAAACAGTGCAAGAACAAGGACAGGCTGGTGGAACTGCCTTATACTGTGAAGGGGATGGACCTCTCCATGAGCGGTATTCTCGCCCACATCGACTCGCTCGCGAAGGACCTATTTCGTCGAAACACGAAGAACTACAAGCTCTTCGACCGCGAGACCGGCAAGCAGCTCGTCACCGTAGAGGACCTGTGCTACTCCCTACAGGAGCACCTGTTTGCCATGCTCGTGGAGATTACCGAGCGTGCCATGGCACATGTGAACTCTAACCAGGTGTTGATTGTCGGCGGTGTGGGCTGCAATGTCCGACTGCAGCAGATGATGGCGAGTATGTGCCAGAGCAGGGCCGACGGCCAAGTTCATGCGACGGACGAGCGCTTCTGTATTGACAACGGTGTCATGATTGCACAGGCTGGTCTACTTCAATATCGCATGGGCGATATAGTAAAAGACTTCTCAGAGACCGTTGTCACGCAGAGGTTCCGGACTGATGAGGTTTACGTATCGTGGCGCGACTAA
- the SPC34 gene encoding Spc34p (Syntenic homolog of Saccharomyces cerevisiae YKR037C (SPC34)) translates to MSESLSYCLDQIKESADSIATLYFKPPGIFQNALVHNSKTSYAEIITRLIRDADPVDEMSLYMTDKGGKLRRKDGKQGVYDHLTERAATLKRARLLGAPEETPIVHVPKEFYLKQHDIITKKKQRQNRDFLFDEFSKESGGMFEVLIKKFAGDQQVRNLLLALQNGSVITGEDASSRRKTMFVEDFSVELILRLLREIVTQWPLNEHRTKYEHLLQTYHDISDATNKLRAQIADQEHRLQSQDALSEEPDADDDDVAHPTSGVSYLIQQELDEIDALERELEQLRRDSRT, encoded by the coding sequence ATGTCGGAATCCTTAAGCTATTGTCTGGATCAAATTAAAGAATCCGCAGATTCTATAGCGACGCTCTACTTTAAACCACCTGGAATATTTCAAAATGCGCTCGTTCACAACTCTAAGACTTCGTATGCAGAAATAATCACACGGTTAATCCGGGATGCGGATCCAGTGGATGAGATGTCGCTGTATATGACGGATAAGGGCGGTAAACTACGGCGCAAAGACGGCAAACAGGGAGTTTATGACCACTTGACAGAGCGAGCTGCCACGCTAAAACGCGCTCGGCTGCTTGGAGCGCCTGAGGAGACGCCCATCGTGCATGTACCGAAGGAATTCTACCTCAAGCAGCACGATATAATCACAAAGAAGAAACAGCGGCAAAACCGCGACTTCTTATTTGATGAGTTTTCTAAGGAGTCCGGGGGAATGTTTGAGGTTCTGATCAAGAAATTTGCCGGCGATCAGCAGGTCCGCAACCTCCTTCTGGCGTTACAGAACGGCAGTGTGATTACTGGGGAAGACGCGTCCTCGCGCCGTAAAACGATGTTCGTGGAGGACTTCTCCGTCGAGCTTATTCTGCGGCTGTTGCGGGAAATCGTCACCCAGTGGCCCTTAAACGAACACCGCACGAAGTACGAACATCTGCTACAGACATACCATGATATAAGTGATGCCACGAACAAACTCCGAGCTCAGATTGCCGACCAGGAACACCGCCTGCAATCCCAGGACGCGCTGTCAGAAGAACCTGATGCAGATGATGATGACGTAGCACACCCCACATCTGGCGTCTCATACCTAATACAGCAGGAACTTGACGAAATTGACGCGTTGGAGAGagagctggagcagctcCGTAGGGATAGCAGAACTTGA
- the CAF4 gene encoding Caf4p (Syntenic homolog of Saccharomyces cerevisiae YJL112W (MDV1) and YKR036C (CAF4)) — MSSGTSGDQISHFGKTLTTTASLVFGSQSMEDTILSYSSPYKKILHDTITSSGGTSSLMKVERSGRMFTPFRTRNSAFQDIFHASSGRGYFKNGFSDTRTSFQVLSYLSDAMLADIPSSESAAATSGKLVTEKGEKGKKKRAETAHARGPSLYQGFEASLPTINQTITTHQKKQIMNRDIKSIRESDATPEDVGQDVDIEKGEEETTHDEFTLPKGIKPEHLSNSYSIKNLKGAVQTITDNLDLLEIQKNLAASEIRELDLKMEKLKLMRDLVFRRVAKIEQNELFLEKHLMNIRERIDMIEEYNLDNDTDAEKAYEEATSAPEDTKDQYSELPDANTAESGETVVQEPQVNLASAQKSLKKRSKQTGYSHKNHEKKVQQHEFRHLRKTYPTLQQYYEPGANILSFDSAHEDNVTCLDFNLPFGTLCSAGKLDPTIKVWNLSKNKHVASITGHLATVSCMQMDQYNTLITGGRDALLKMWDIQKAIDNDSIPSDEVCIYTFDSHIDEITALSFEANNLVSGSQDRTIRQWDLNNGKCVQTLDINFATGGNLSRSMIGSGFLNTNNDHPIIGAIQCYDAALATGTKDGIVRLWDLRSGRVVRTLEGHSDAVTSLQFDSLNLVTGSLDNSIRIWDLRTGTLADTFSYEHPVTCLQFDLNKIVVANQEGTVKVYNRQEKKHWFCGGDEHSENAVEYVRYKDGYLVEGRANGDINAWAI, encoded by the coding sequence ATGTCTAGTGGTACATCTGGCGACCAGATTTCGCATTTTGGGAAGACGCTGACGACCACTGCGTCGTTAGTGTTCGGCTCGCAGTCCATGGAGGATACTATCCTATCGTACAGCAGCCCCTACAAGAAGATATTGCATGACACAATAACCAGCTCCGGAGGGACCTCCAGTTTGATGAAGGTGGAGCGGAGTGGCCGTATGTTTACGCCGTTCAGGACGCGGAACTCGGCATTTCAGGACATATTCCACGCTTCTTCTGGCCGCGGCTACTTCAAGAATGGATTCAGTGACACCAGGACGAGCTTTCAGGTGTTAAGTTATCTTAGCGATGCGATGTTGGCGGATATACCTAGCTCGGAATCGGCGGCAGCAACTAGTGGAAAGCTGGTGACTGAGAAGGGCGAAAAGGGCAAGAAAAAAAGGGCAGAAACTGCACACGCACGCGGACCATCGCTTTACCAGGGCTTTGAGGCATCACTTCCCACAATTAATCAAACCATCACCACCCACCAGAAAAAGCAGATTATGAACAGAGATATTAAATCCATCAGGGAATCAGACGCTACTCCTGAAGATGTGGGACAGGATGTGGATATTGAGAAAGGTGAAGAGGAAACCACACATGATGAATTTACGCTTCCCAAGGGTATAAAACCTGAACACCTAAGCAACTCATACTCGATAAAGAATCTAAAGGGTGCCGTACAGACGATCACCGATAATCTGGATTTGTTGGAAATTCAAAAGAACCTGGCTGCTAGTGAAATCCGGGAATTGGATTTGAAGATGGAAAAATTAAAGCTCATGCGTGATTTGGTCTTTCGAAGGGTTGCCAAAATTGAACAAAATGAATTGTTCTTGGAAAAGCATCTAATGAACATTAGGGAGAGAATAGATATGATAGAGGAATATAACTTGGATAATGATACTGATGCGGAGAAGGCCTATGAGGAGGCAACCTCCGCGCCAGAAGATACGAAGGACCAATATAGCGAATTGCCTGATGCGAACACTGCTGAATCTGGTGAGACTGTTGTGCAGGAACCTCAAGTCAATCTTGCATCTGCACAGAAATCGCTCAAGAAAAGATCAAAGCAGACTGGATATTCGCATAAAAATCATGAAAAGAAGGTGCAGCAGCATGAGTTCAGGCATCTAAGGAAAACTTATCCAACCTTGCAACAATATTATGAACCAGGTGCTAACATTCTTTCCTTTGATTCAGCGCATGAGGACAACGTAACATGTTTGGATTTCAATTTGCCATTTGGAACTCTTTGCTCAGCTGGGAAGTTAGATCCTACAATTAAGGTGTGGAACTTGAGTAAGAACAAGCATGTGGCTTCCATTACAGGACATCTAGCGACTGTTAGCTGCATGCAGATGGACCAATATAATACTCTGATTACTGGTGGGCGTGATGCTTTGCTGAAAATGTGGGACATACAGAAGGCAATTGACAATGACTCAATTCCTTCCGACGAGGTCTGCATTTATACTTTTGACTCGCATATTGATGAAATTACTGCTTTGAGTTTTGAGGCCAATAATCTAGTCTCTGGTTCACAGGATAGAACCATCCGTCAATGGGATTTGAACAACGGTAAATGTGTCCAAACGCTAGATATCAACTTCGCCACAGGTGGAAACTTATCTCGCTCCATGATTGGTTCAGGATTCCTGAACACGAATAATGACCACCCCATTATCGGCGCTATCCAGTGTTACGATGCTGCACTTGCCACAGGTACCAAGGATGGTATTGTACGCCTATGGGACCTAAGGTCTGGACGGGTTGTGCGTACCCTAGAGGGCCACTCTGATGCTGTTACATCCCTTCAGTTTGATTCTCTAAACCTTGTGACTGGTTCCTTGGATAACAGCATTAGAATCTGGGATCTACGTACCGGTACATTGGCTGATACATTTTCGTATGAACACCCGGTGACATGTTTGCAGTTTGACTTGAATAAGATAGTTGTCGCTAACCAGGAAGGTACAGTGAAGGTTTACAACCGGCAAGAGAAGAAGCATTGGTTTTGCGGCGGTGATGAGCATAGTGAGAATGCCGTGGAATATGTCAGATATAAAGATGGCTACTTGGTTGAAGGCCGCGCGAACGGTGATATTAATGCCTGGGCCATTTGA